From the genome of Bos taurus isolate L1 Dominette 01449 registration number 42190680 breed Hereford chromosome 2, ARS-UCD2.0, whole genome shotgun sequence, one region includes:
- the PDIK1L gene encoding serine/threonine-protein kinase PDIK1L isoform X1 — MVSSQPKYDLIREVGRGSYGVVYEAVIRKTSARVAVKKIRCHAPENVELALREFWALSSIKSQHPNVIHLEECILQKDGMVQKMSHGSNSSLYLQLVETSLKGEIAFDPRSAYYLWFVMDFCDGGDMNEYLLSRKPNRKTNTSFMLQLSSALAFLHKNQIIHRDLKPDNILISQSRLDTSDLEPTLKVADFGLSKVCSASGQNPEEPVSVNKCFLSTACGTDFYMAPEVWEGHYTAKADIFALGIIIWAMLERITFIDTETKKELLGSYVKQGTEIVPVGEALLENPKMELLIPVKKKSMNGRMKQLIKEMLAANPQDRPDAFELELRLVQIAFKDNSWET, encoded by the exons ATGGTGAGTAGCCAGCCAAAGTACGATCTAATACGGGAGGTAGGCCGAGGTAGTTACGGTGTTGTATATGAAGCAGTCATCAGAAAGACCTCTGCACGGGTGGCAGTGAAGAAAATTCGATGCCATGCACCTGAAAACGTTGAACTAGCCCTGCGTGAGTTCTGGGCACTAAGCAGTATCAAGAGCCAACATCCAAATGTGATTCACTTGGAGGAATGCATCCTACAAAAAGATGGGATGGTGCAAAAGATGTCCCACGGCTCTAATTCTTCCCTTTATTTACAG ctTGTAGAGACTTCACTAAAAGGAGAAATTGCCTTTGATCCCAGAAGCGCCTATTACTTGTGGTTTGTGATGGATTTTTGTGATGGAGGAGATATGAATGAGTATCTGTTGTCCAGGAAACCCAATCGTAAAACTAACACCAGCTTCATGCTTCAGCTGAGCAGTGCCCTGGCTTTCTTGCATAAAAACCAGATCATCCATCGAGATCTGAAGCCTGATAACATCCTGATTTCTCAAAGCAGGTTGGATACCAGTGACTTGGAACCTACATTGAAAGTGGCTGATTTTGGTCTAAGTAAAGTTTGTTCAGCATCTGGGCAGAATCCAGAAGAACCTGTCAGTGTAAACAAGTGTTTCCTTTCTACAGCTTGTGGAACAGATTTCTACATGGCTCCTGAAGTGTGGGAGGGACATTATACAGCAAAAGCTGACATCTTTGCTCTGGGGATTATCATCTGGGCAATGCTGGAAAGGATCACCTTCATAGACACAGAGACAAAGAAGGAACTCTTGGGGAGTTATGTAAAACAAGGAACTGAGATTGTGCCTGTTGGGGAGGCacttctggaaaatcccaaaatGGAACTTCTCATTCCTGTGAAGAAAAAATCTATGAATGGGCGAATGAAACAACTGATTAAGGAAATGCTGGCTGCAAACCCTCAGGATCGtccagatgcttttgaactagaACTCAGATTAGTACAAATTGCATTTAAAGATAACAGCTGGGAAACGTGA
- the PDIK1L gene encoding serine/threonine-protein kinase PDIK1L (The RefSeq protein has 1 substitution compared to this genomic sequence), translating into MVSSQPKYDLIREVGRGSYGVVYEAVNRKTSARVAVKKIRCHAPENVELALREFWALSSIKSQHPNVIHLEECILQKDGMVQKMSHGSNSSLYLQLVETSLKGEIAFDPRSAYYLWFVMDFCDGGDMNEYLLSRKPNRKTNTSFMLQLSSALAFLHKNQIIHRDLKPDNILISQSRLDTSDLEPTLKVADFGLSKVCSASGQNPEEPVSVNKCFLSTACGTDFYMAPEVWEGHYTAKADIFALGIIIWAMLERITFIDTETKKELLGSYVKQGTEIVPVGEALLENPKMELLIPVKKKSMNGRMKQLIKEMLAANPQDRPDAFELELRLVQIAFKDNSWET; encoded by the exons ATGGTGAGTAGCCAGCCAAAGTACGATCTAATACGGGAGGTAGGCCGAGGTAGTTACGGTGTTGTATATGAAGCAGTCATCAGAAAGACCTCTGCACGGGTGGCAGTGAAGAAAATTCGATGCCATGCACCTGAAAACGTTGAACTAGCCCTGCGTGAGTTCTGGGCACTAAGCAGTATCAAGAGCCAACATCCAAATGTGATTCACTTGGAGGAATGCATCCTACAAAAAGATGGGATGGTGCAAAAGATGTCCCACGGCTCTAATTCTTCCCTTTATTTACAG ctTGTAGAGACTTCACTAAAAGGAGAAATTGCCTTTGATCCCAGAAGCGCCTATTACTTGTGGTTTGTGATGGATTTTTGTGATGGAGGAGATATGAATGAGTATCTGTTGTCCAGGAAACCCAATCGTAAAACTAACACCAGCTTCATGCTTCAGCTGAGCAGTGCCCTGGCTTTCTTGCATAAAAACCAGATCATCCATCGAGATCTGAAGCCTGATAACATCCTGATTTCTCAAAGCAGGTTGGATACCAGTGACTTGGAACCTACATTGAAAGTGGCTGATTTTGGTCTAAGTAAAGTTTGTTCAGCATCTGGGCAGAATCCAGAAGAACCTGTCAGTGTAAACAAGTGTTTCCTTTCTACAGCTTGTGGAACAGATTTCTACATGGCTCCTGAAGTGTGGGAGGGACATTATACAGCAAAAGCTGACATCTTTGCTCTGGGGATTATCATCTGGGCAATGCTGGAAAGGATCACCTTCATAGACACAGAGACAAAGAAGGAACTCTTGGGGAGTTATGTAAAACAAGGAACTGAGATTGTGCCTGTTGGGGAGGCacttctggaaaatcccaaaatGGAACTTCTCATTCCTGTGAAGAAAAAATCTATGAATGGGCGAATGAAACAACTGATTAAGGAAATGCTGGCTGCAAACCCTCAGGATCGtccagatgcttttgaactagaACTCAGATTAGTACAAATTGCATTTAAAGATAACAGCTGGGAAACGTGA